The region GTGGTAGAATCTACCGGACTATTCACTGACAGAGTCGGAGCAGAAAAACACCTGAAAGCCGGAGCGAAAAAAGTAGTGATCTCTGCTCCTGCAAAAGACAAAGACATTCCTACCTTCGTGATGGGAGTCAATAACGAGAAGTACGATGCTGCCAAAGATCACGTTGTATCCAACGCTTCTTGCACTACAAACTGTCTTGCTCCAATCACTAAAGTGGTTCTGGACAATTTCGGAATTGAAGAAGGTCTTATGACCACTATTCACGCTACAACTTCCACTCAACCTACTGTTGACGGTCCTTCTAAAAAGGATTGGAGAGGAGGAAGAGGAGCAATGCAAAACATCATTCCTGCTTCTACAGGAGCGGCTAAAGCGGTCGGTCTTTGCATTCCAGAAGTAAATGGAAAACTGACTGGTATGTCTTTCCGAGTTCCTGTTCCTGACGTTTCCGTCGTGGATCTAACAGTAAAAACTACCAAAGAAACCAGCCTCAAAGAAATTTCTGCAAAAATGAAAGAAGCTTCTGAAGGTGCAATGA is a window of Leptospira semungkisensis DNA encoding:
- the gap gene encoding type I glyceraldehyde-3-phosphate dehydrogenase, with protein sequence MTTRIAINGFGRIGRLVFRSGIKDPNIEIVAINDLVTPDNLGYLLKYDSTHGRFNGTVEHTEKELIVDGKKVLCVSERDPEKLPWKDLKVDFVVESTGLFTDRVGAEKHLKAGAKKVVISAPAKDKDIPTFVMGVNNEKYDAAKDHVVSNASCTTNCLAPITKVVLDNFGIEEGLMTTIHATTSTQPTVDGPSKKDWRGGRGAMQNIIPASTGAAKAVGLCIPEVNGKLTGMSFRVPVPDVSVVDLTVKTTKETSLKEISAKMKEASEGAMKGILGYTDEMVVSNDFLSSTLSSIFDADACIELNSRFFKLVSWYDNEMGYSNRVLDLIRYMAKKG